Proteins from a genomic interval of Neoarius graeffei isolate fNeoGra1 chromosome 24, fNeoGra1.pri, whole genome shotgun sequence:
- the LOC132872765 gene encoding major histocompatibility complex class I-related gene protein-like isoform X2, with protein MGHGLEVLLFLTVSLHLSSAVTHSLQYLYTGVTGINFPEFTEVGLVDGEQISYYDSIIRRVIPKAEWIQKVDTDDPDYWNTQTQVAQGTQEVFKANVATAMQRFNHTAGVHTVQEMVGCELDDDGTTRGYSQFGYDGEDFISLDLKTLTWIAPTPQAEITKHKWNNDPGDTVGLKNYLENICIEWLKKYVSYGRETLERKVRPEVSVFHKHSPSPEVVCHATGFFPKAVIITWQKDGEDLIEDVELSKTLPNQDGSFQKRSILKVPAEELQKHKYTCVVQHSSLGEGKIVLEVPKDGGQIGVVIGVVVAVIALAAVVAAVVAAVVFWKKRNSGFKPVPLKPSSEGDSSSNNS; from the exons TCACACACTCTCTGCAGTACCTCTACACTGGAGTTACAGGAATAAATTTCCCAGAATTCACTGAAGTTGGTCTGGTGGATGGAGAGCAGATCAGTTACTACGACAGTATCATCAGGAGGGTGATCCCAAAGGCAGAGTGGATACAGAAGGTCGACACTGATGATCCAGATTACTggaacacacagacacaggttgcGCAGGGAACACAGGAGGTCTTCAAAGCCAATGTGGCTACAGCGATGCAGCGCTTTAATCACACtgcag gaGTTCACACAGTGCAGGAGATGGTCGGCTGTGAGCTGGATGATGACGGCACCACTAGAGGATACAGTCAGTTCGGTTATGATGGAGAAGATTTCATCAGTTTGGATCTGAAAACTCTCACCTGGATCGCTCCGACACCTCAAGCTGAGATCACCAAACACAAGTGGAATAATGATCCTGGTGACACTGTGGGCCTGAAGAACTACCTGGAGAACATCTGTATCGAGTGGTTAAAGAAGTACGTGTCTTACGGCAGAGAGACTCTGGAGAGGAAAG TTCGTCCCGAGGTGTCAGTGTTCCACAAACACTCTCCTTCTCCAGAGGTGGTGTGTCACGCTACAGGTTTCTTCCCCAAAGCAGTGATCATCACCTGGCAGAAGGACGGAGAGGACCTGATTGAGGACGTGGAGCTCAGCAAGACGTTACCCAACCAGGATGGAAGTTTCCAGAAGAGGAGCATTCTGAAAGTCCCAGCTGAGGAGCTGCAGAAACACAAATACACCTGCGTGGTTCAGCACAGCAGCTTGGGGGAGGGGAAGATAGTCCTAGAAGTACCGAAAG ATGGAGGGCAGATTGGAGTCGTCATTGGTGTCGTCGTGGCCGTCATCGCTCTCGCTGCTGTTGTCGCTGCTGTTGTCGCTGCTGTTGTCTTCTGGAAGAAGAGGAACTCTG GATTCAAACCTGTTCCCCTCAAACCCT CCTCTGAAGGAGATTCTTCCTCCAACAACTCTTAA
- the LOC132872765 gene encoding major histocompatibility complex class I-related gene protein-like isoform X1, giving the protein MGHGLEVLLFLTVSLHLSSAVTHSLQYLYTGVTGINFPEFTEVGLVDGEQISYYDSIIRRVIPKAEWIQKVDTDDPDYWNTQTQVAQGTQEVFKANVATAMQRFNHTAGVHTVQEMVGCELDDDGTTRGYSQFGYDGEDFISLDLKTLTWIAPTPQAEITKHKWNNDPGDTVGLKNYLENICIEWLKKYVSYGRETLERKVRPEVSVFHKHSPSPEVVCHATGFFPKAVIITWQKDGEDLIEDVELSKTLPNQDGSFQKRSILKVPAEELQKHKYTCVVQHSSLGEGKIVLEVPKDGESDGGQIGVVIGVVVAVIALAAVVAAVVAAVVFWKKRNSGFKPVPLKPSSEGDSSSNNS; this is encoded by the exons TCACACACTCTCTGCAGTACCTCTACACTGGAGTTACAGGAATAAATTTCCCAGAATTCACTGAAGTTGGTCTGGTGGATGGAGAGCAGATCAGTTACTACGACAGTATCATCAGGAGGGTGATCCCAAAGGCAGAGTGGATACAGAAGGTCGACACTGATGATCCAGATTACTggaacacacagacacaggttgcGCAGGGAACACAGGAGGTCTTCAAAGCCAATGTGGCTACAGCGATGCAGCGCTTTAATCACACtgcag gaGTTCACACAGTGCAGGAGATGGTCGGCTGTGAGCTGGATGATGACGGCACCACTAGAGGATACAGTCAGTTCGGTTATGATGGAGAAGATTTCATCAGTTTGGATCTGAAAACTCTCACCTGGATCGCTCCGACACCTCAAGCTGAGATCACCAAACACAAGTGGAATAATGATCCTGGTGACACTGTGGGCCTGAAGAACTACCTGGAGAACATCTGTATCGAGTGGTTAAAGAAGTACGTGTCTTACGGCAGAGAGACTCTGGAGAGGAAAG TTCGTCCCGAGGTGTCAGTGTTCCACAAACACTCTCCTTCTCCAGAGGTGGTGTGTCACGCTACAGGTTTCTTCCCCAAAGCAGTGATCATCACCTGGCAGAAGGACGGAGAGGACCTGATTGAGGACGTGGAGCTCAGCAAGACGTTACCCAACCAGGATGGAAGTTTCCAGAAGAGGAGCATTCTGAAAGTCCCAGCTGAGGAGCTGCAGAAACACAAATACACCTGCGTGGTTCAGCACAGCAGCTTGGGGGAGGGGAAGATAGTCCTAGAAGTACCGAAAG ATGGAGAATCAGATGGAGGGCAGATTGGAGTCGTCATTGGTGTCGTCGTGGCCGTCATCGCTCTCGCTGCTGTTGTCGCTGCTGTTGTCGCTGCTGTTGTCTTCTGGAAGAAGAGGAACTCTG GATTCAAACCTGTTCCCCTCAAACCCT CCTCTGAAGGAGATTCTTCCTCCAACAACTCTTAA